In Calonectris borealis chromosome 8, bCalBor7.hap1.2, whole genome shotgun sequence, a single genomic region encodes these proteins:
- the NPL gene encoding N-acetylneuraminate lyase isoform X2, whose protein sequence is MLYIQRHHVSFSDDGLLNTSQPRQYFIEFDHFHSSMTPSTKLQGLVAATITPMTPDGQINLSVIRQYVDYLVSEQNVKNVFVNGTTGEGLSLNIQERKQLAEEWVCQGKDKLDHVIIHVGALSLPESQELARHAAAIGASGIAVIAPFFFKPTNKDELIAFLQKVASEAPAVPFYYYHIPPLTGVKIRVEGLLDGIKERIPTFQGVKFSDTDLLDLAQCINKNEREQFAFLYGVDEQLLSALAIGADGAVGSTYNYLGRKTNLMLQAFAKPDLALARKYQFLTGEFLNFVIKLGFGVAQTKAVMTFVSGIPMGPPRLPLVDASEEFIVKAKAKLDSIAWPDGD, encoded by the exons ATGCTCTACATACAACGACATCACGTCAGCTTCTCGGATGATGGACTTCTGAATACCAGCCAGCCAAGACAGTATTTCATAGAATTTGATCACTTTCACAG CTCAATGACACCCAGCACGAAGTTACAGGGTCTTGTAGCTGCTACAATCACTCCAATGACTCCTGATGG ACAAATTAACCTTTCAGTGATTCGTCAATATGTGGATTATCTGGTAAGCGAGCAGAACGTGAAGAACGTTTTTg TGAATGGCACAACAGGAGAAGGACTGTCCCTTAACATCCAGGAGAGGAAGCAGTTGGCGGAAGAATGGGTGTGCCAAGGAAAAGACAA ATTGGATCACGTGATCATTCATGTGGGAGCACTAAGTCTGCCAGAGTCCCAGGAGCTG GCAAGACACGCAGCAGCCATAGGTGCTAGTGGTATTGCTGTAATAGCCCCCTTCTTCTTCAAACCCACAAACAAAG atGAGCTGATTGCTTTCTTACAGAAGGTTGCGTCTGAAGCCCCTGCGGTTCCATTTTATTACTATCACATTCCTCCTCTGACGGGTGTGAAGA TTCGTGTTGAAGGGTTGCTGGATGGAATAAAAGAGCGGATCCCCACCTTCCAGGGCGTGAAGTTCAGCGACACGGACCTCTTGGACCTTGCACAGTGTATAAACAAGAATGAGAGAGAACAGTTTGCATTTCTTTATGGGGTGGATGAG CAACTGTTGAGTGCACTGGCAATAGGGGCAGATGGAGCAGTTGGAAG tacaTATAACTATTTGGGCCGAAAAACCAATCTGATGTTGCAAGCCTTTGCAAAGCCAGACCTTGCGTTAGCACGGAAGTATCAG TTTCTCACTGGGGAATTTCTCAACTTTGTCATCAAACTAG GTTTTGGTGTTGCGCAGACTAAAGCTGTAATGACTTTTGTTTCTGGCATTCCCATGGGACCTCCGCGGCTTCCGCTCGTTGATGCCTCCGAGGAGTTCATCGTCAAGGCCAAAGCCAAGCTGGATAGCATTGCGTGGCCTGATGGCGACTGA
- the NPL gene encoding N-acetylneuraminate lyase isoform X1 has protein sequence MLSAESCQLMPASCRPAGLLHPGIETWCVEPGWSGLRPEQPSAAGPRAERGARRGRPGGAAEPGRPPASSMTPSTKLQGLVAATITPMTPDGQINLSVIRQYVDYLVSEQNVKNVFVNGTTGEGLSLNIQERKQLAEEWVCQGKDKLDHVIIHVGALSLPESQELARHAAAIGASGIAVIAPFFFKPTNKDELIAFLQKVASEAPAVPFYYYHIPPLTGVKIRVEGLLDGIKERIPTFQGVKFSDTDLLDLAQCINKNEREQFAFLYGVDEQLLSALAIGADGAVGSTYNYLGRKTNLMLQAFAKPDLALARKYQFLTGEFLNFVIKLGFGVAQTKAVMTFVSGIPMGPPRLPLVDASEEFIVKAKAKLDSIAWPDGD, from the exons ATGCTTTCTGCGGAGAGCTGTCAGCTGATGCCGGCTTCCTGCCGCCCTGCGGGGTTGTTGCATCCCGGCATTGAAACGTGGTGCGTGGAGCCCGGCTGGAGCGGGCTCCGCCCGGAGCAGCCATCGGCAGCCGGGCCGAGGGCGGAGCGAGGAGCCAGGCGGGGCCGCCCCGGAGGCGCTgcggagccgggccggccgccggcgag CTCAATGACACCCAGCACGAAGTTACAGGGTCTTGTAGCTGCTACAATCACTCCAATGACTCCTGATGG ACAAATTAACCTTTCAGTGATTCGTCAATATGTGGATTATCTGGTAAGCGAGCAGAACGTGAAGAACGTTTTTg TGAATGGCACAACAGGAGAAGGACTGTCCCTTAACATCCAGGAGAGGAAGCAGTTGGCGGAAGAATGGGTGTGCCAAGGAAAAGACAA ATTGGATCACGTGATCATTCATGTGGGAGCACTAAGTCTGCCAGAGTCCCAGGAGCTG GCAAGACACGCAGCAGCCATAGGTGCTAGTGGTATTGCTGTAATAGCCCCCTTCTTCTTCAAACCCACAAACAAAG atGAGCTGATTGCTTTCTTACAGAAGGTTGCGTCTGAAGCCCCTGCGGTTCCATTTTATTACTATCACATTCCTCCTCTGACGGGTGTGAAGA TTCGTGTTGAAGGGTTGCTGGATGGAATAAAAGAGCGGATCCCCACCTTCCAGGGCGTGAAGTTCAGCGACACGGACCTCTTGGACCTTGCACAGTGTATAAACAAGAATGAGAGAGAACAGTTTGCATTTCTTTATGGGGTGGATGAG CAACTGTTGAGTGCACTGGCAATAGGGGCAGATGGAGCAGTTGGAAG tacaTATAACTATTTGGGCCGAAAAACCAATCTGATGTTGCAAGCCTTTGCAAAGCCAGACCTTGCGTTAGCACGGAAGTATCAG TTTCTCACTGGGGAATTTCTCAACTTTGTCATCAAACTAG GTTTTGGTGTTGCGCAGACTAAAGCTGTAATGACTTTTGTTTCTGGCATTCCCATGGGACCTCCGCGGCTTCCGCTCGTTGATGCCTCCGAGGAGTTCATCGTCAAGGCCAAAGCCAAGCTGGATAGCATTGCGTGGCCTGATGGCGACTGA
- the NPL gene encoding N-acetylneuraminate lyase isoform X3, whose product MLSAESCQLMPASCRPAGLLHPGIETWCVEPGWSGLRPEQPSAAGPRAERGARRGRPGGAAEPGRPPASSMTPSTKLQGLVAATITPMTPDGQINLSVIRQYVDYLVSEQNVKNVFVNGTTGEGLSLNIQERKQLAEEWVCQGKDKLDHVIIHVGALSLPESQELARHAAAIGASGIAVIAPFFFKPTNKDELIAFLQKVASEAPAVPFYYYHIPPLTGVKIRVEGLLDGIKERIPTFQGVKFSDTDLLDLAQCINKNEREQFAFLYGVDEQLLSALAIGADGAVGSTYNYLGRKTNLMLQAFAKPDLALARKYQFLTGEFLNFVIKLGSRGRL is encoded by the exons ATGCTTTCTGCGGAGAGCTGTCAGCTGATGCCGGCTTCCTGCCGCCCTGCGGGGTTGTTGCATCCCGGCATTGAAACGTGGTGCGTGGAGCCCGGCTGGAGCGGGCTCCGCCCGGAGCAGCCATCGGCAGCCGGGCCGAGGGCGGAGCGAGGAGCCAGGCGGGGCCGCCCCGGAGGCGCTgcggagccgggccggccgccggcgag CTCAATGACACCCAGCACGAAGTTACAGGGTCTTGTAGCTGCTACAATCACTCCAATGACTCCTGATGG ACAAATTAACCTTTCAGTGATTCGTCAATATGTGGATTATCTGGTAAGCGAGCAGAACGTGAAGAACGTTTTTg TGAATGGCACAACAGGAGAAGGACTGTCCCTTAACATCCAGGAGAGGAAGCAGTTGGCGGAAGAATGGGTGTGCCAAGGAAAAGACAA ATTGGATCACGTGATCATTCATGTGGGAGCACTAAGTCTGCCAGAGTCCCAGGAGCTG GCAAGACACGCAGCAGCCATAGGTGCTAGTGGTATTGCTGTAATAGCCCCCTTCTTCTTCAAACCCACAAACAAAG atGAGCTGATTGCTTTCTTACAGAAGGTTGCGTCTGAAGCCCCTGCGGTTCCATTTTATTACTATCACATTCCTCCTCTGACGGGTGTGAAGA TTCGTGTTGAAGGGTTGCTGGATGGAATAAAAGAGCGGATCCCCACCTTCCAGGGCGTGAAGTTCAGCGACACGGACCTCTTGGACCTTGCACAGTGTATAAACAAGAATGAGAGAGAACAGTTTGCATTTCTTTATGGGGTGGATGAG CAACTGTTGAGTGCACTGGCAATAGGGGCAGATGGAGCAGTTGGAAG tacaTATAACTATTTGGGCCGAAAAACCAATCTGATGTTGCAAGCCTTTGCAAAGCCAGACCTTGCGTTAGCACGGAAGTATCAG TTTCTCACTGGGGAATTTCTCAACTTTGTCATCAAACTAG